The Malus sylvestris chromosome 12, drMalSylv7.2, whole genome shotgun sequence genome contains a region encoding:
- the LOC126592253 gene encoding uncharacterized protein LOC126592253: MAGSGGGEIRAPIFNGKNYEFWSIRMKTIFKSYGLWEFVEKGVECSNSKGADESNEKKKENEGSSDAASLSEKLMKDAKVLGLIQGAVSDEIFPRISHEETSKGAWDILMQEFHGDKQVRSVILQSLCREFEYTRMRDDESLPAYLTKLFDLINQMRSYGEELSRERIVQKMLISLPSVYDPICFVIEHSRDIDVIEVQEVVASLKSFAQRLERHNENKTERAFASLSVNPKPVNAYGNQGNRYQKNWKPKFKKWDQKPIYQSGKQIAAAEVDKKSMEDVWYVDSGCSKHMTGREDVIVDIDRSITTKVEMGTGQLVDVIGK; encoded by the exons atggcaggGTCTGGAGGTGGTGAGATAAGAGCACCGATCTTCAACGGCAAGAATTATGAATTCTGGAGCATAAGGATGAAGACTATATTCAAATCTTATGGGTTATGGGAGTTTGTTGAAAAAGGAGTAGAGTGCTCAAATTCGAAGGGAGCTGATGAATCTaatgaaaagaagaaggagaatgagggATCAAGTGATGCTGCATCTCTCTCGGAGAAGCTCATGAAAGATGCCAAGGTGTTGGGGTTGATTCAAGGAGCAGTTTCTGATGAGATTTTCCCTCGGATCTCTCACGAAGAAACCTCTAAGGGAGCTTGGGATATCTTGATGCAAGAATTCCATGGTGACAAACAGGTTAGAAGTGTCATATTACAAAGTCTTTGTAGAGAATTTGAATATACTAGAATGAGAGATGATGAGTCTTTGCCTGCTTATCTTACAAAATTGTTTGATCTGATAAATCAAATGAGAAGTTATGGAGAGGAATTGTCTAGAGAGAGAATTGTGCAGAAAATGTTGATTAGTTTACCTTCCGTGTATGATCCTATATGTTTTGTAATTGAACACTCAAGGGATATAGATGTGATTGAGGTCCAAGAGGTAGTTGCCtcgttgaaaagttttgcaCAGAGATTAGAGAGACATAATGAGAATAAGACTGAGAGAGCATTTGCAAGTCTTAGTGTGAACCCCAAACCTGTCAATGCTTATGGGAATCAAGGGAATCGATACCAaaagaattggaaaccaaaatttaaaaagtggGATCAAAAGCCTATTTACCAATCTGGGAAGCAAATTGCAGCTGCAGAAG TTGATAAGAAGTCCATGGAAGATGTATGGTATGTGGACAGTGGCTGTAGTAAACATATGACTGGCAGAGAAGATGTGATAGTTGATATTGATAGAAGCATAACTACAAAAGTAGAAATGGGGACAGGACAATTGGTTGATGTTATTGGAAAATGA
- the LOC126594273 gene encoding uncharacterized protein LOC126594273, with protein MEARVGVVMEGKQRASNSAQGGVVDGGARKFLQQQSQAKQSLNQQSQIGTVNQLLAGGIAGAFSKTCTAPLARLTILFQVQGMHSDIATLSKASIWHEASRIIHEEGFKAFWRGNLVTIAHRLPYSAVSFYAYERYKTLLHSLVDENFRGNASTDMCVHFLGGGMAGLTAASATYPLDLVRTRLAAQRNALYYRGIGHAFHTICIEEGFWGLYKGLGATLLGVGPSIAISFSVYEALRSFWQSQRPNDSTVVVSLACGSLSGIASSTATFPLDLVRRRMQLEGAGGRARVYNTGLLGTLRHITRTEGLRGLYRGIMPEYYKVVPSVGIVFMTYETLKMLFARIQSSD; from the exons ATGGAAGCTCGAGTTGGGGTGGTGATGGAAGGAAAGCAGAGAGCTTCGAATTCAGCTCAGGGAGGCGTGGTGGATGGGGGCGCCAGGAAATTCTTGCAGCAGCAGAGCCAGGCGAAGCAGTCCCTGAATCAGCAGTCCCAGATAGGGACGGTGAACCAGCTTTTAGCTGGCGGTATCGCCGGTGCTTTTAGCAAAACCTGCACTGCGCCTCTTGCTCGCCTCACCATCCTCTTTCAG GTGCAAGGAATGCACTCTGATATTGCAACATTGAGTAAGGCTAGCATATGGCATGAGGCTTCACGTATTATCCATGAGGAAGGGTTTAAAGCATTTTGGAGAGGCAATCTGGTTACCATTGCTCATCGCCTTCCATATTCTGCCGTCAGCTTCTATGCTTATGAACGCTACAAGACC TTGCTGCATTCACTTGTTGATGAAAATTTTAGGGGTAATGCAAGTACTGACATGTGTGTGCACTTTCTCGGTGGTGGGATGGCAGGGTTAACTGCTGCCTCAGCCACATATCCACTGGATCTTGTGAGGACACGTCTTGCAGCCCAG AGAAATGCACTATACTACAGAGGTATTGGACATGCATTTCATACAATTTGCATAGAAGAAGGTTTTTGGGGATTGTATAAAGGACTTGGAGCGACACTTTTG GGTGTGGGACCCAGTATAGCAATAAGCTTCTCAGTTTATGAGGCTTTGAGATCTTTTTGGCAGTCCCAAAG GCCCAATGATTCGACTGTTGTGGTCAGTCTTGCTTGCGGCAGTCTTTCAGGCATTGCCTCATCAACAG CAACATTCCCTTTGGATCTTGTAAGGCGAAGAATGCAGTTGGAGGGGGCTGGTGGTCGAGCCCGCGTCTATAATACGGGCTTACTTGGGACTTTAAGGCACATAACGCGGACTGAAGGCCTGCGGGGCTTGTATAGAGGGATAATGCCAGAGTATTACAAGGTCGTTCCAAGTGTAGGAATTGTCTTCATGACTTACGAGACATTGAAAATGCTTTTTGCCCGCATCCAATCAAGTGACTAG